A stretch of DNA from Bacillus sp. FJAT-45350:
GGAAGAAGAAGTTTACCATCACCCAGAAAACCCCGTCTGTGATTGTTATCAAAGGAAAATGATTGAAGTTAGTCGTTACATAGCTCGTGAAAAAGCATCTTTATTCCTGCAAATATGAAGAAAGTACAGCATGTCGAACATGCTTATGAATGTAAATCTTTTATAAGCGAGTCATCTCAGCCGGCACAAGTAATTCATGGAAGAGCGCCACAGTCAGTTATTCAAAGTAATATCACAAGTCCTAGTGTATTTGCCAAAGTCATTCATGATAAATTTGCGCTATACTTACCACTTTGCAGTCAGGTCAATGAATGGGAACGTTACGGACTAAATACAAATGATAAAAACCTATCTAACTGGGTCATTGGTTCTGCACATGATTGGTCATTGAAGAGTTACGACCAAATAAAGCCATGATGATGTTTAAATCTGTCTTATATGTCGACGAAACTTATTCAAAAATATCCGTCGTTCTGATGGAAAGTCAGGTCATTCTAACGCTAATGGGTATAGCATAGTATGCCAAGTCAAGGACAAACGATGATTCTGTCTAAAAGCTCCCTATCACGAGCGCGCTCTGTTCTTGGTAGTTTCATAGAAGGTTATACTAGGATGATCATTTGTGCTGGTAACTCTGCCAATGATAAAAATGGCGGAGTTACCTTCGCAAATTGGTGGGCGCATGTTCGTCGATATTGGTTGAAAGCAGACAACAATAATGGCCAAGTCGGTGTGAATTATTGTGATCAATTATATCGTCTCGAAAGGAAATTTAAAGATTTGTCTCCGAGTAAGCGTAGAAAAAAAACGATAAAAATACTCTAAGCCAATAATGAAGAATTCCTTAACTGGGTTGAGACATCACCAGTCTTCGGAAAATGCCCTCGCAAAGGCGAATGCCTTCTGTTTGGGGATCGCAGAAACCGCCAAAAGTAACGGTGTGGATTTCTACGAATACATAAAGAAACTTTTCACGGAACTACTGAATATCGATATCCATTAAAACCTTGAGATTTTAAATCAGTACATGCCTTGAACTGATAAACCTAACGGATGGATAGTTACAAATGGCTATTTTCAGAATAGTATAAATTTCTATGAAGATATATGTAGAAAATCCGATATATTAATTAAAGTATTAAATTAGGGGGCGAGGGTATGGAGATAAAATCTTTAGTGGGTTCGGGTGGCGGTACTTATTCTAGTAAAAGTAATCCTAAAGCGGAGAATACATCATTAGACAGAAAAGAAATTGAGCAATTTAGAGATACAATGTCTGTTACCGAAAAAATTAATGAACATGCTAGGAAAAATAAAGCTAAAATTTCTAGGGAAGAGCTTGATAAACAAGTTGAAGGCATGAACAAGTTTCTTGAATCTAACTTAACATCATTGAAGTTTAATATCCATGAGAAGCTTGATCGTATCTACGTACAAGTAGTTGACAAGGAAACGGATGATGTTGTCCGTGAGGTACCACCAGAGCAATTTTTGGATATGGTGGCTGCGATGTTACAACATGTTGGATTAATTATTGATGAGCGAGTATAAAAGGAACATAGAAAAGTAGGGCAAAAGGAACTTTCTTTT
This window harbors:
- a CDS encoding IS66 family transposase; the encoded protein is MKKVQHVEHAYECKSFISESSQPAQVIHGRAPQSVIQSNITSPSVFAKVIHDKFALYLPLCSQVNEWERYGLNTNDKNLSNWVIGSAHDWSLKSYDQIKP
- a CDS encoding IS66 family transposase — translated: MPSQGQTMILSKSSLSRARSVLGSFIEGYTRMIICAGNSANDKNGGVTFANWWAHVRRYWLKADNNNGQVGVNYCDQLYRLERKFKDLSPSKRRKKTIKIL
- a CDS encoding flagellar protein FlaG translates to MEIKSLVGSGGGTYSSKSNPKAENTSLDRKEIEQFRDTMSVTEKINEHARKNKAKISREELDKQVEGMNKFLESNLTSLKFNIHEKLDRIYVQVVDKETDDVVREVPPEQFLDMVAAMLQHVGLIIDERV